The Paenalcaligenes faecalis genome has a window encoding:
- a CDS encoding phosphatidylglycerophosphatase A family protein: MTKKTTLRPSLAWVYAKPWRVIAFGMGSGLIYPGPGTWGTLWGWGVWLLLMQTLPWIATVIVCFVIGVWACQRSGDDIGVSDHGGMVWDEAVAFWLVLWLLPMNTWWMQVLAFALFRLFDITKPMPIRYFDAKLSGGFGVMLDDILAALYSLAVLYAVAYFI, encoded by the coding sequence ATGACTAAAAAAACAACGCTTCGTCCTAGCTTAGCTTGGGTTTATGCTAAGCCTTGGCGTGTTATCGCCTTTGGTATGGGCTCGGGGCTGATTTATCCGGGACCAGGTACATGGGGAACCTTATGGGGTTGGGGCGTTTGGCTGCTTTTGATGCAGACCTTGCCTTGGATTGCGACGGTAATTGTGTGTTTCGTCATCGGGGTATGGGCCTGTCAACGCAGTGGTGATGATATAGGCGTATCCGATCATGGTGGTATGGTATGGGACGAAGCCGTTGCTTTTTGGCTCGTGTTATGGCTATTACCCATGAACACTTGGTGGATGCAAGTGCTCGCTTTTGCTTTATTTAGGTTATTTGATATAACAAAGCCTATGCCTATTCGTTATTTTGATGCAAAGTTAAGCGGTGGCTTTGGTGTCATGCTAGATGACATTCTTGCGGCTCTTTATAGTCTAGCCGTTTTATATGCAGTGGCTTACTTTATCTAA
- the nusB gene encoding transcription antitermination factor NusB produces MRTDSVDFEQDELLDGTPRHRARGFALQGIYAWLIRGADGLQESGSIDAHIRGENGFESCDIEWYKTILFGVMRDASPLQEQFKPFVDRGLQELSPIEHAVLLLGTYELVNHTEVPYRATINEAVELAKSFGGTDGFKFVNGVLDRVAAQVRPAEFKKYQAKRAKKRS; encoded by the coding sequence ATGAGAACTGATTCTGTTGATTTTGAACAGGACGAATTGCTAGACGGTACACCTCGTCACCGTGCTCGTGGTTTTGCTCTGCAGGGTATTTATGCATGGTTGATTCGTGGTGCCGATGGCCTCCAAGAATCGGGCTCCATTGATGCACATATCCGTGGTGAAAATGGTTTTGAAAGCTGTGATATTGAATGGTATAAAACGATTTTGTTCGGTGTGATGCGTGACGCCTCTCCCTTACAAGAGCAATTTAAACCTTTTGTGGATCGTGGTCTTCAAGAACTATCACCTATAGAACATGCGGTTTTGTTGCTAGGTACATACGAATTAGTCAACCACACCGAGGTTCCTTACCGTGCGACAATCAACGAAGCCGTCGAGCTAGCCAAGTCGTTTGGTGGTACAGATGGTTTTAAATTTGTAAACGGTGTTTTAGACCGTGTGGCCGCTCAAGTTCGTCCCGCAGAGTTTAAAAAATATCAGGCAAAACGCGCTAAAAAACGCTCCTAA
- the ribH gene encoding 6,7-dimethyl-8-ribityllumazine synthase, giving the protein MKPYIVEPDLNGEGLHIGIVRARFNEEIGLAQQDACIEELTKLGVDPQDITVFSVPGALEVGVTIIQMAETTEFDALIALGAVVRGETYHFEVVSNESASAIARVSIGTGLPIANGILTVENEEQAHARAAEKGRDCAQAAVEMANLLSLLEPSDEDFDDEDEDFDDEN; this is encoded by the coding sequence ATGAAGCCCTATATTGTTGAACCTGATTTAAACGGCGAAGGCCTACATATTGGTATTGTCCGTGCTCGTTTTAACGAGGAAATCGGTCTAGCCCAACAAGACGCATGTATCGAAGAGTTAACTAAGCTTGGCGTTGATCCCCAAGATATTACCGTTTTTTCTGTACCTGGAGCCCTAGAGGTTGGTGTCACCATCATTCAAATGGCTGAAACCACCGAGTTTGATGCATTGATCGCTTTAGGTGCCGTAGTCCGTGGCGAAACCTATCACTTCGAAGTCGTTAGCAATGAAAGCGCCTCTGCGATTGCTCGTGTTTCGATTGGGACAGGTTTACCCATTGCCAACGGTATTTTAACGGTTGAAAACGAAGAACAAGCCCATGCACGAGCTGCAGAAAAAGGTCGTGATTGTGCTCAAGCTGCTGTAGAGATGGCAAACTTGCTCTCTTTGCTAGAGCCTAGCGATGAAGATTTCGATGACGAGGACGAAGATTTTGACGATGAGAACTGA
- a CDS encoding CinA family protein, with protein MKPIHNSAEIAAQKLGTALLSHQLVLSCAESCTGGLLGAAITAISGSSQWFERGYITYTNEAKQQDLLVNAETLDRFGAVSEQTAMEMAMGVLTKSAASDIAISTTGIAGPTGATPGKPVGMVCFGLARRVGDGVVTHAFTEVFQGSRHAVREQAVLFALQHALDLIEPNLAPPQPTIEDTAEQSIPINSGLFND; from the coding sequence ATGAAACCCATTCATAACTCTGCCGAAATCGCAGCCCAAAAACTGGGCACTGCGCTACTGAGTCACCAACTGGTCTTGTCTTGCGCTGAATCGTGTACCGGCGGGTTGCTTGGTGCAGCAATTACAGCAATTAGTGGATCAAGCCAATGGTTTGAGCGTGGTTATATTACCTATACCAACGAGGCTAAACAGCAAGACTTGCTCGTAAATGCGGAAACCTTAGACCGATTTGGTGCCGTCAGCGAACAAACGGCGATGGAAATGGCAATGGGGGTACTTACTAAAAGTGCAGCATCAGATATTGCGATTTCGACCACTGGTATTGCGGGGCCGACTGGGGCTACACCGGGGAAGCCAGTCGGCATGGTTTGCTTTGGGTTGGCACGTAGGGTTGGCGATGGCGTGGTCACACATGCGTTTACAGAGGTCTTTCAGGGCAGTCGCCACGCCGTTCGCGAACAGGCCGTATTGTTTGCCTTGCAGCACGCGCTAGATTTAATTGAGCCTAATTTGGCCCCGCCGCAGCCCACTATAGAGGATACGGCAGAGCAATCCATACCCATTAACTCAGGGTTGTTTAATGATTAA
- the thiL gene encoding thiamine-phosphate kinase: MSALNEFGLIQRFFNQAAPEGYIGIGDDCAVFSVQPGFQLAVSTDTLIEGRHFFPDVDPHSLGHKALAVNISDLAAMGATPKGCVLALAVPSVDEPWLRDFSAGFLALAKSSGCPLIGGDTTRNPHGIVLTVTVFGEVPIVQALRRDLARPEDDIWVSGSLGAPDLALRYLSGTLPMDTGRLEQSRPLLERPQPPIHFAPALLGHAHAAIDISDGLLQDLSHLLKASHCGATLQWAALPVHSALQGVDQSVRQSAVLSGGDVFQLCFTAPVAERAYLLETAAAHQVMLSRIGTITDSPGITVLDENKQALTLPVQGGFDHFPNSMTL; the protein is encoded by the coding sequence ATGTCAGCCCTAAACGAATTTGGTTTGATTCAACGTTTTTTTAATCAAGCTGCTCCAGAGGGCTATATAGGCATAGGTGATGACTGCGCTGTTTTCTCAGTCCAACCCGGCTTTCAATTAGCAGTCAGTACTGACACGCTGATTGAAGGCCGTCATTTTTTCCCTGACGTAGACCCACATTCGCTAGGTCATAAGGCCTTAGCCGTGAATATCTCGGATTTAGCCGCAATGGGGGCAACACCTAAAGGTTGCGTATTAGCGCTAGCAGTGCCCTCAGTCGATGAGCCTTGGCTACGTGATTTTAGTGCGGGTTTTTTAGCTTTAGCCAAATCATCAGGCTGTCCCCTAATCGGGGGCGATACGACGCGGAATCCACATGGAATCGTGTTAACGGTTACGGTTTTTGGCGAAGTCCCTATTGTCCAAGCCTTGCGCCGTGATTTGGCACGCCCTGAAGATGATATTTGGGTGAGTGGGTCGTTAGGTGCGCCTGATTTAGCACTCCGCTATTTGTCTGGTACTTTGCCTATGGATACGGGGCGATTAGAACAGAGTCGGCCCTTATTAGAACGGCCCCAGCCTCCTATCCATTTCGCTCCTGCCTTGCTTGGGCATGCTCATGCCGCTATTGATATTTCAGATGGCCTATTGCAAGACTTATCTCATCTTTTAAAGGCGAGTCATTGTGGTGCAACCCTGCAGTGGGCGGCTTTACCCGTTCACTCGGCATTACAAGGCGTAGATCAGTCAGTGCGCCAATCCGCTGTCTTAAGCGGTGGAGACGTATTCCAGCTCTGTTTTACTGCACCTGTTGCAGAGCGAGCTTATTTACTTGAAACTGCCGCAGCCCATCAGGTTATGCTTTCTCGCATCGGGACCATTACCGATAGTCCGGGGATTACGGTATTGGATGAAAATAAACAGGCATTGACACTTCCTGTGCAGGGTGGGTTTGACCACTTCCCTAACTCAATGACATTATGA
- a CDS encoding IclR family transcriptional regulator — protein sequence MPNAPLSIEAGRRRIQSVETGHRLLAALVNAAQPMPLGELAAAAEMTSAKAHPYLVSFINVGVVRQDAISGHYELGPFAMQMGLVSLQRSTPLRIAQPLVIETANQIGHTLATAVLGSHGPTIVHLCEASYPVHVNMRAGTVMSMRHTATGHVFAAWLAPKVAEHYLKREYADPAILRSTHLDYEDPDFVQLLEQVRQQGAAQALGNPLPGVDAISVPIFDHSGNIVLALTSIGPSAVFDVGLDGEIAHAISQCAKRISSALGYMPAN from the coding sequence ATGCCTAATGCCCCTCTATCTATTGAAGCAGGACGCCGTCGAATCCAGTCTGTTGAAACAGGACATCGACTATTAGCTGCGCTAGTTAATGCGGCTCAACCCATGCCCTTAGGCGAATTAGCCGCTGCGGCTGAAATGACGTCAGCCAAAGCTCACCCCTATCTGGTGAGTTTTATTAATGTGGGCGTAGTTCGACAAGATGCAATTAGTGGACATTATGAGTTAGGTCCTTTTGCGATGCAAATGGGCTTAGTTAGCCTACAACGGTCCACTCCTCTACGCATTGCCCAGCCTTTGGTAATTGAGACGGCCAACCAAATAGGACACACTCTCGCTACCGCAGTCCTTGGCTCTCATGGACCAACAATTGTGCATCTCTGTGAGGCCAGTTATCCCGTACACGTCAATATGCGGGCCGGTACAGTGATGTCTATGCGCCATACAGCAACGGGGCATGTGTTTGCGGCTTGGCTCGCCCCTAAGGTCGCAGAGCATTACTTAAAACGAGAATATGCAGACCCTGCCATTTTACGTAGTACACATTTAGACTACGAAGACCCAGACTTTGTGCAATTACTCGAACAGGTACGCCAACAAGGGGCCGCCCAAGCTTTGGGTAATCCCTTACCAGGAGTGGATGCAATTTCCGTGCCTATCTTTGATCACTCCGGTAATATCGTGCTGGCCCTCACGAGTATTGGTCCTAGTGCGGTCTTTGATGTAGGGTTGGATGGTGAGATTGCTCATGCCATCAGCCAATGTGCCAAACGAATATCCTCTGCGTTAGGCTATATGCCTGCTAATTAA
- a CDS encoding co-chaperone GroES, producing the protein MKLRPLGDRVIVKRLDNERQTASGIVIPESAAEKPDQGTVVAVGPGKRSDDGTVLPLDLKVGDKVLFGKYAGQSVKVDGDEVLVIREEEILAVFE; encoded by the coding sequence ATGAAATTGCGTCCTTTAGGCGACCGTGTGATCGTCAAACGTTTGGACAATGAGCGTCAAACTGCCTCTGGTATTGTTATCCCTGAAAGCGCTGCTGAAAAACCTGATCAAGGTACAGTAGTAGCGGTTGGCCCAGGCAAGCGTTCCGATGACGGCACCGTTCTACCTTTAGATCTAAAAGTTGGCGACAAAGTATTGTTCGGCAAATATGCCGGTCAGAGCGTCAAAGTAGACGGCGATGAAGTACTTGTGATTCGCGAAGAAGAAATCCTCGCTGTTTTCGAGTAA
- the groL gene encoding chaperonin GroEL (60 kDa chaperone family; promotes refolding of misfolded polypeptides especially under stressful conditions; forms two stacked rings of heptamers to form a barrel-shaped 14mer; ends can be capped by GroES; misfolded proteins enter the barrel where they are refolded when GroES binds) produces MAAKQVYFGDDARTRIVRGVNVLANAVKTTMGPKGRNVVLDRSFGAPTVTKDGVSVAKEIELKDKFENIGAQLVKEVASKTSDNAGDGTTTATVLAQAIVEEGLKYVAAGINPMDLKRGIDKAVAVVVDELRTLSRPCTTTKEIAQVGSISANSDASIGQIIADAMDKVGKEGVITVEDGKSLDNELDVVEGMQFDRGYLSPYFITNTEKQVAVLENPYILIFDKKISNIRDLLPILEQVAKDGRPLLIIAEDVEGEALATLVVNNIRGILKATAVKAPGFGDRRKAMLEDIAILTNGTVISEETGMSLENADVTHLGQAVRVEVGKENTIIIDGSGDNVSIEARVKQIRAQIEEATSDYDREKLQERVAKLAGGVAVIRVGAATEVEMKEKKARVEDALHATRAAVEEGIVPGGGVALIRARKAVASLTADNIDQEAGIKLVLRAIEAPLRTIVSNAGEEASVVVNEVAQGEGNYGYNAATGEYGDLVEQGVLDPTKVTRTALQNAASVASLLLTTEVAVAEIAEDKPEGGMPDMGGMGGMGGMGGMGF; encoded by the coding sequence ATGGCTGCAAAACAAGTATATTTTGGTGATGATGCACGTACACGCATTGTACGTGGTGTGAATGTTCTAGCTAACGCTGTTAAAACAACAATGGGCCCCAAAGGTCGTAACGTTGTTTTAGATCGCTCTTTCGGTGCTCCTACCGTAACCAAAGACGGTGTATCCGTAGCTAAAGAAATCGAACTTAAAGACAAATTCGAAAACATTGGTGCTCAACTCGTTAAAGAAGTCGCCTCTAAAACATCTGATAACGCAGGTGATGGCACAACAACTGCAACCGTTCTAGCTCAAGCTATTGTCGAAGAAGGCTTGAAATACGTTGCCGCTGGCATCAACCCAATGGATCTAAAACGTGGTATCGACAAAGCAGTGGCTGTAGTAGTTGATGAGCTACGCACACTATCCCGTCCTTGCACCACCACAAAAGAAATCGCTCAAGTTGGCTCTATCTCTGCTAACAGCGATGCCTCCATTGGTCAGATTATTGCTGATGCCATGGACAAAGTAGGCAAAGAGGGTGTGATTACTGTCGAAGACGGTAAATCCCTGGACAACGAATTAGACGTTGTTGAAGGTATGCAGTTTGACCGTGGTTACCTATCGCCTTACTTCATCACCAACACAGAAAAACAAGTTGCGGTTCTAGAGAACCCGTACATCTTGATTTTCGACAAAAAAATCAGCAACATCCGTGACTTGCTACCTATCCTAGAGCAAGTAGCTAAAGACGGTCGTCCTTTGTTAATCATTGCTGAAGACGTTGAAGGCGAAGCCCTTGCTACCCTAGTTGTAAACAACATCCGCGGTATCCTAAAAGCCACTGCTGTTAAAGCTCCTGGTTTTGGCGATCGTCGTAAAGCCATGTTGGAAGATATCGCTATCCTAACAAACGGTACAGTGATTTCCGAAGAAACAGGCATGTCTTTAGAGAACGCTGACGTAACCCACTTAGGTCAAGCTGTTCGCGTCGAAGTAGGCAAAGAAAACACCATCATTATTGATGGTAGCGGTGATAATGTTTCTATCGAAGCTCGCGTTAAACAAATTCGCGCTCAAATCGAAGAAGCCACCTCTGACTACGACCGTGAAAAACTGCAAGAGCGTGTAGCTAAACTAGCTGGCGGTGTTGCTGTAATTCGCGTTGGTGCAGCTACTGAAGTTGAAATGAAAGAGAAAAAAGCACGCGTAGAAGATGCGCTACACGCAACTCGTGCTGCTGTAGAAGAAGGGATCGTTCCTGGCGGTGGCGTAGCACTAATCCGTGCTCGTAAAGCCGTTGCTTCTCTAACTGCAGATAACATCGACCAAGAAGCAGGTATCAAGCTTGTTCTACGTGCTATCGAAGCCCCTCTACGCACTATCGTCAGCAACGCTGGCGAAGAAGCCAGTGTTGTAGTTAACGAAGTCGCCCAAGGCGAAGGTAACTACGGTTACAACGCTGCGACTGGCGAATACGGTGACTTAGTAGAGCAAGGTGTTCTAGACCCAACTAAAGTAACCCGCACAGCACTACAAAATGCCGCCTCTGTTGCTAGCTTATTGCTAACAACCGAAGTTGCAGTTGCTGAAATTGCCGAAGACAAACCTGAAGGCGGTATGCCTGATATGGGTGGTATGGGCGGCATGGGTGGTATGGGCGGTATGGGTTTCTAA
- the pyrF gene encoding orotidine-5'-phosphate decarboxylase, producing MKFIDQLHHAWVDQNSLLTLGLDPDISRFPNELKGSTQPIYDFCTGIVDACAPYVSAFKPQIAYFAALRAEDQLERICTYIKQHYPALPIILDAKRGDIGSTARQYAIEAFDRYGADAVTVNPYMGMDSIEPYFEWPEKGVIILCRTSNPGGSDLQFMPLQNGTPLYLHVAKLVSEKWNTYGQCGLVVGATFPEEIAKVRAVVGDMPLLVPGIGAQGGDIPATVHAGLNSIGTGMMINSSRAILYASNGTDWQEAAARVAKETRDAINAAR from the coding sequence ATGAAATTTATAGACCAACTTCATCACGCTTGGGTAGATCAAAACTCGCTCTTAACCCTAGGGTTAGACCCTGACATCAGTCGCTTTCCTAATGAGCTAAAGGGCTCCACCCAACCCATTTATGATTTCTGCACGGGCATTGTGGATGCATGTGCCCCCTATGTCAGCGCGTTTAAACCTCAAATTGCTTATTTTGCTGCCCTTAGGGCCGAGGATCAGCTTGAGCGTATCTGCACCTATATCAAGCAGCACTACCCTGCACTACCTATCATCTTGGACGCTAAGCGCGGTGATATTGGATCTACAGCTCGTCAATATGCCATTGAAGCTTTTGATCGCTATGGTGCCGACGCGGTGACAGTTAACCCCTACATGGGGATGGACTCCATAGAGCCCTATTTTGAGTGGCCTGAAAAAGGCGTCATTATTCTCTGCCGCACATCTAACCCAGGTGGTTCTGATTTGCAATTTATGCCACTACAAAATGGCACTCCGCTTTATTTGCATGTTGCAAAACTGGTCTCAGAGAAATGGAATACCTATGGTCAATGTGGCCTAGTAGTAGGTGCTACTTTTCCTGAAGAAATTGCAAAAGTACGTGCTGTAGTCGGCGATATGCCACTACTTGTTCCCGGTATCGGGGCCCAAGGGGGCGATATTCCAGCGACGGTTCATGCCGGTTTAAATAGTATTGGCACAGGCATGATGATTAACTCATCACGAGCCATTCTTTATGCGAGCAACGGTACAGATTGGCAAGAGGCTGCTGCACGTGTCGCCAAGGAAACCCGTGATGCGATTAATGCCGCCCGTTAA
- the ribBA gene encoding bifunctional 3,4-dihydroxy-2-butanone-4-phosphate synthase/GTP cyclohydrolase II, with the protein MSQHTQDNNEYDISPVTDIVAELRAGRMVILVDEEDRENEGDLVMAAEFVTPEAINFMVTHGRGLVCLTLTEERCQQLDLPLMAVRNGTRFGTNFTVSIEAAEGVETGISAADRAKTVRAAVARDARPTDLVQPGHIFPLKAENGGVLIRAGHTEAGCDLTRMAGLTPAAVICEILNPDGTMARLPQLIEFAQQHNLKIGTIADLIQYRSAHESMVERLFDQNMQTPWGAFRAIGYKDLASGAPHLALVHGNITADTETLVRVHEPTTVIDMLCADSDDHSWSIPAALKTIAKAPSGVVVMLNCQGSEEKIFEQFNLRSEQPAGTASTAAAEHRYDLRTYGIGAQILRDLDVGQARLLARPRKMPSMTGFALTVTGYLTEPTA; encoded by the coding sequence ATGAGTCAGCATACACAAGATAATAACGAATACGATATTTCTCCTGTTACCGATATTGTGGCCGAGCTACGCGCTGGTCGCATGGTGATTTTGGTCGACGAAGAAGATCGTGAAAACGAGGGCGATCTGGTCATGGCCGCCGAATTCGTCACACCTGAAGCCATTAATTTTATGGTGACACACGGACGTGGCTTGGTTTGTTTAACCTTAACCGAAGAGCGCTGTCAGCAGCTTGATTTGCCATTGATGGCCGTACGGAATGGTACGCGATTTGGAACCAATTTTACCGTCTCCATCGAGGCCGCAGAGGGTGTGGAAACCGGTATTTCTGCAGCTGACCGCGCTAAAACAGTGCGCGCGGCGGTGGCACGTGATGCACGACCTACTGATTTAGTGCAGCCCGGGCACATTTTCCCCTTAAAGGCAGAAAATGGTGGGGTATTGATTCGAGCTGGGCACACCGAGGCAGGTTGTGATTTAACTCGGATGGCAGGTTTAACACCAGCCGCTGTGATCTGTGAGATTTTAAATCCAGATGGCACGATGGCTCGCTTGCCACAGTTGATCGAATTTGCTCAGCAACATAATTTAAAAATTGGTACGATTGCGGACTTAATTCAATATCGTAGTGCGCATGAGTCCATGGTTGAGCGTTTGTTCGACCAAAACATGCAAACCCCTTGGGGGGCATTCCGTGCCATTGGCTACAAAGATTTAGCCTCGGGGGCTCCTCATTTAGCACTGGTGCACGGCAATATCACAGCAGACACAGAAACCTTAGTGCGTGTTCACGAACCGACTACCGTCATAGATATGTTGTGTGCAGACAGCGATGATCACAGCTGGAGTATTCCTGCTGCATTAAAAACCATTGCTAAAGCCCCATCAGGGGTGGTGGTTATGTTAAATTGTCAAGGTTCCGAGGAAAAGATCTTCGAGCAGTTCAATTTACGTAGCGAACAGCCTGCTGGTACGGCGTCAACTGCCGCTGCAGAACACCGTTACGATTTGCGCACATATGGTATAGGCGCACAAATTTTACGTGACTTAGATGTAGGCCAAGCTCGTTTATTAGCCCGCCCACGTAAAATGCCAAGTATGACCGGTTTTGCCCTTACCGTGACGGGCTACCTGACCGAACCCACCGCCTAA